The Thiomicrorhabdus aquaedulcis sequence TTAAAACTCAAAATCCAATCGTGTTTGTCGAGCTCAATTTTATCGCCCAACCCTGGGGTTTCTTTATGGCTTAAAACGCGCACCCCTGAAACCGAACCATCGGCTAAAACAGCCATTAATAAAGTAATGTTGCCACTGTAACCATTGGGTGCGGTGGTGGTTAAAATAAGCCCAACGGGTTGGTTGTTTTTGCGTGCTCGATAGACAGTAACAGGTGATGACGCGCCTAACGCGGCCATTTGCTCTGGCGTATCAAGCAATAATGTATCTTCAAGTAAGGCGTTGTCGTATTGCTGAGCGGGCAACACTTGGTTAAAACTTGACAATAAAGTGTTGCGTTGTACCTCGGCAATCATCGGTTCGGTGAGGGCGCGTGTCAGCAATAACAACACAACACTGGTGACGACAAACAGGGTCAGTTTACCGGCCGAACGCGCCATCGAAACCACTAAAAACTGAGCGGAAGAACGATTGGCTTGACTGGTTTGGTCGTCTTGGTTAAGCGTGGGTTTTGACATATAAG is a genomic window containing:
- the rsxG gene encoding electron transport complex subunit RsxG; translated protein: MSKPTLNQDDQTSQANRSSAQFLVVSMARSAGKLTLFVVTSVVLLLLTRALTEPMIAEVQRNTLLSSFNQVLPAQQYDNALLEDTLLLDTPEQMAALGASSPVTVYRARKNNQPVGLILTTTAPNGYSGNITLLMAVLADGSVSGVRVLSHKETPGLGDKIELDKHDWILSFNGLTLTQDNVNTWAVKKDGGQFDQFTGATITPRAVVATVKQTLSWVNQQGAVLYE